One Pseudomonas rhizophila DNA window includes the following coding sequences:
- the astA gene encoding arginine N-succinyltransferase — protein MIVRPVRSSDLPALIALARSTGTGLTTLPANEERLAHRVGWAEKTFRGEAGRGDADYLFVLEDDDGRVVGISAIAGAVGLREPWYNFRVGLTVSASQELNIYREIPTLFLANDLTGNSELCSLFLHADYRTGLNGRMLAKARLLFIAEFPNLFGNKIIAEMRGMSDDRGRSPFWESLGRHFFKMEFSQADYLTGVGNKAFIAELMPKFPLYTCFLSEDARAVIGQVHPDTEPALSMLKSEGFSYQGYVDIFDAGPAVECETGKIRAIRDSQALVLAIGTPGDDATPFIMHNRKREDCRITAAPARLAAGTLVVDPLTAKRLQLNAGDQVRAVALSAARESK, from the coding sequence ATGATCGTTCGTCCCGTACGCAGCAGCGACTTACCCGCTCTGATTGCCCTGGCCCGCAGCACCGGCACCGGCCTGACCACCTTGCCGGCCAACGAGGAGCGCCTGGCTCATCGGGTCGGCTGGGCCGAGAAGACTTTTCGCGGCGAAGCCGGACGTGGCGATGCTGACTACCTGTTCGTGCTCGAAGACGACGACGGCCGTGTGGTGGGCATCTCAGCCATCGCCGGGGCCGTTGGGCTGCGCGAGCCCTGGTACAACTTCCGGGTCGGCCTGACGGTCAGCGCCTCCCAGGAGCTGAACATCTATCGGGAAATCCCGACGCTGTTTTTGGCTAACGACCTGACCGGCAACTCCGAGCTGTGTTCGCTGTTCCTGCACGCCGACTACCGCACTGGCCTCAATGGCCGCATGTTGGCCAAGGCGCGGCTGCTGTTCATCGCCGAATTCCCGAACCTGTTTGGCAACAAGATCATCGCCGAGATGCGTGGCATGTCCGATGACCGAGGCCGCTCGCCGTTCTGGGAAAGCCTGGGGCGACACTTTTTCAAGATGGAGTTCAGCCAGGCCGACTACCTGACCGGCGTGGGCAACAAGGCTTTCATCGCTGAGCTGATGCCCAAGTTCCCGCTGTACACCTGTTTCCTGTCGGAGGATGCCCGGGCGGTGATCGGCCAGGTTCATCCCGACACGGAGCCGGCGCTGTCGATGCTCAAGAGCGAAGGTTTCAGTTACCAGGGTTACGTCGACATCTTCGACGCCGGCCCGGCCGTTGAATGTGAAACCGGCAAGATCCGCGCGATCCGCGACAGCCAGGCACTGGTATTGGCCATCGGCACGCCGGGCGACGACGCCACGCCGTTCATCATGCATAACCGCAAACGCGAAGACTGCCGCATCACTGCTGCACCGGCGCGCTTGGCCGCGGGCACCTTGGTGGTTGATCCGCTGACTGCCAAACGTCTTCAACTCAACGCCGGCGATCAGGTGCGCGCCGTTGCGTTGTCCGCTGCTCGGGAGTCGAAATAA
- a CDS encoding aspartate aminotransferase family protein has translation MSVEQAAVQRADFDQVMVPNYAPAAFIPVRGAGSHVWDQSGRELIDFAGGIAVNVLGHAHPKLVAALTEQANKLWHVSNVFTNEPALRLAHKLVNATFAERAFFCNSGAEANEAAFKLARRVAFDRFGSEKYEIIAALNSFHGRTLFTVNVGGQSKYSDGFGPKITGITHVPYNDLAALKAAISDKTCAVVLEPIQGEGGVLPAELGYLQGARDLCDAHDALLVFDEVQTGMGRSGHLFAYMHYGVVPDILTSAKSLGGGFPIAAMLTTEALAKHLVVGTHGTTYGGNPLACAVAEAVIDTVNTPEVLEGVKAKHRKFKTRLEQIGEKYGLFTQVRGLGLLIGCVLNDAWKGKAKDIFNAAEQEGLMILQAGPDVIRFAPSLVVEDADIDAGLDRFERAAAKLTQA, from the coding sequence ATGTCCGTTGAGCAAGCCGCCGTACAACGCGCCGATTTCGATCAGGTTATGGTCCCCAACTATGCGCCTGCTGCTTTCATACCTGTGCGTGGCGCCGGTTCCCACGTGTGGGACCAGTCCGGTCGCGAACTGATCGACTTCGCCGGCGGTATCGCGGTCAACGTATTGGGACACGCCCATCCGAAACTGGTCGCCGCCCTGACTGAGCAAGCGAACAAGCTGTGGCATGTGTCCAACGTCTTTACCAATGAGCCGGCCCTGCGCCTGGCCCATAAACTGGTCAATGCAACCTTTGCCGAGCGGGCTTTCTTCTGCAACTCCGGCGCCGAAGCCAACGAGGCCGCCTTCAAGCTGGCCCGTCGCGTCGCGTTCGATCGTTTCGGGAGCGAGAAGTACGAAATCATTGCCGCGCTCAACAGCTTCCACGGCCGTACGCTGTTCACCGTGAACGTGGGCGGGCAATCGAAGTATTCTGACGGTTTCGGTCCTAAAATCACCGGTATTACCCACGTCCCTTACAACGACCTGGCGGCTTTGAAAGCGGCCATTTCGGACAAGACGTGCGCCGTGGTGCTGGAGCCGATCCAGGGCGAGGGCGGCGTATTGCCGGCCGAGCTGGGTTACCTGCAAGGTGCCCGTGATTTGTGCGATGCCCACGACGCGCTGCTGGTATTCGATGAAGTGCAGACCGGCATGGGCCGTAGCGGCCACTTGTTCGCCTACATGCATTACGGCGTGGTCCCGGACATCCTCACCAGCGCCAAGAGCCTGGGCGGTGGTTTCCCGATCGCGGCAATGCTCACCACTGAAGCGTTGGCCAAGCATCTGGTGGTCGGCACCCACGGCACCACTTATGGCGGCAACCCGCTGGCGTGTGCGGTGGCCGAAGCGGTGATCGATACCGTCAATACGCCTGAAGTGCTCGAAGGCGTGAAAGCCAAGCACCGCAAGTTCAAGACCCGCTTGGAGCAGATCGGCGAGAAATACGGCCTGTTCACCCAGGTGCGTGGTTTGGGGCTGCTGATCGGCTGTGTGCTGAACGACGCCTGGAAAGGCAAGGCCAAGGACATTTTCAACGCCGCCGAACAGGAAGGCCTGATGATCCTGCAGGCAGGTCCGGACGTGATTCGTTTCGCGCCGAGCCTGGTGGTCGAAGATGCCGACATCGATGCCGGCCTGGACCGCTTCGAGCGCGCCGCGGCGAAGCTGACGCAAGCCTGA
- a CDS encoding ABC transporter permease yields the protein MLKGYGAVILDGAWLTLELALSSMALAIVLGLIGVALRLSPVRWLAWLGDLYSTVIRGIPDLVLILLIFYGGQDLLNRVAPMLGYDDYIDLNPLAAGIGTLGFIFGAYLSETFRGAFMAIPKGQAEAGMAYGMSGFQVFFRVMVPQMIRLAIPGFTNNWLVLTKATALISVVGLQDMMFKAKQAADATREPFTFFLAVAAMYLVITSVSLLALRQLEKRYSVGIRAADL from the coding sequence ATGTTGAAAGGCTACGGGGCTGTCATCCTCGATGGCGCATGGTTGACGCTTGAGCTCGCCTTGTCGTCCATGGCCCTGGCCATTGTCCTGGGGCTGATCGGCGTCGCGTTGCGCCTCTCGCCAGTGCGCTGGCTGGCGTGGCTGGGTGACCTGTATTCCACGGTCATTCGCGGCATTCCCGACCTTGTGCTGATCCTGCTGATTTTCTATGGCGGCCAGGACCTGCTCAATCGCGTGGCGCCGATGCTCGGTTATGACGATTACATCGACCTGAACCCGCTGGCGGCCGGCATCGGTACCCTGGGGTTCATCTTCGGTGCGTACCTGTCGGAAACCTTTCGCGGTGCATTCATGGCCATCCCCAAAGGGCAGGCCGAAGCGGGCATGGCGTATGGCATGAGTGGGTTCCAGGTGTTTTTCCGGGTGATGGTGCCGCAGATGATTCGCCTGGCGATTCCGGGGTTCACCAACAACTGGCTGGTGTTGACCAAGGCCACGGCGCTGATTTCGGTGGTGGGCCTGCAAGACATGATGTTCAAGGCCAAGCAGGCGGCGGATGCCACCCGCGAGCCTTTCACCTTCTTCCTGGCAGTGGCGGCAATGTACCTGGTGATTACCAGTGTCTCGTTGCTGGCATTGCGTCAACTCGAGAAGCGCTACTCGGTAGGCATAAGGGCGGCTGATCTATGA
- a CDS encoding ABC transporter permease, whose protein sequence is MIFDYNVIYEALPLYFSGLLTTLKLLALSLFFGLLAALPLGLMRVSKQPVINMTAWLYTYVIRGTPMLVQLFLIYYGLAQFEAVRESFLWPWLSSATFCACLAFAINTSAYTAEIIAGSLRATPNGEIEAAKAMGMSRYKLYRRILLPSALRRALPQYSNEVIMMLQTTSLASIVTLIDITGAARTVNAQYYLPFEAYITAGVFYLCLTFILVRLFKLAERRWLGYLAPRKH, encoded by the coding sequence ATGATCTTCGACTACAACGTCATCTACGAAGCCTTGCCGCTGTACTTCAGCGGCCTGCTGACCACCTTGAAGCTGCTGGCCCTGTCGCTGTTCTTCGGTCTGCTGGCGGCGTTGCCCCTGGGGCTGATGCGGGTGTCCAAGCAGCCGGTCATCAACATGACCGCCTGGCTCTATACCTATGTGATTCGCGGCACGCCGATGCTGGTGCAGCTGTTTTTGATCTACTACGGATTGGCGCAGTTCGAAGCCGTACGCGAGAGCTTCCTCTGGCCGTGGCTGTCCAGCGCGACCTTCTGTGCCTGCCTGGCCTTTGCCATCAATACCAGCGCCTACACCGCCGAAATCATCGCCGGCAGCCTGCGCGCCACGCCTAACGGTGAGATCGAGGCGGCCAAGGCCATGGGCATGTCACGCTACAAGTTGTATCGCCGGATCCTGCTGCCATCGGCCCTGCGCCGGGCACTGCCGCAGTACAGCAACGAAGTGATCATGATGTTGCAGACCACCAGCCTGGCCTCCATCGTGACCCTGATCGACATCACCGGTGCCGCGCGCACGGTGAATGCGCAGTACTACTTGCCGTTCGAGGCTTACATCACGGCCGGCGTTTTCTACCTGTGCCTGACTTTTATCCTGGTGCGCCTGTTCAAGCTGGCCGAGCGCCGCTGGCTGGGTTACCTGGCCCCGCGCAAGCACTGA
- a CDS encoding ABC transporter ATP-binding protein — MYKLEVQDLHKRYGSHEVLKGVSLKAAAGDVISIIGSSGSGKSTFLRCINLLEQPHAGKILLNNEELKLVAGKDGALKAADPKQLQRMRSRLSMVFQHFNLWSHMTALENIMEAPVHVLGVAKAEAREKAEHYLNKVGVAHRKDAYPGHMSGGEQQRVAIARALAMEPEVMLFDEPTSALDPELVGDVLKVMQALALEGRTMVVVTHEMGFAREVSNQLIFLHKGIVEESGNPREVLVNPQSERLQQFLSGSLK, encoded by the coding sequence ATGTACAAGCTCGAAGTCCAAGACCTGCATAAACGCTATGGCAGTCACGAGGTGCTCAAGGGTGTGTCCCTCAAGGCCGCCGCCGGCGATGTGATCAGCATCATCGGCTCCAGTGGCTCGGGCAAAAGTACCTTCCTGCGTTGCATCAACCTGCTTGAGCAGCCCCATGCCGGCAAGATTCTGCTCAACAACGAAGAGCTGAAACTGGTGGCTGGCAAGGATGGCGCCTTGAAGGCCGCCGACCCCAAGCAACTGCAGCGCATGCGTTCGCGGCTGTCGATGGTGTTCCAGCATTTCAACCTGTGGTCCCACATGACCGCGCTGGAAAACATCATGGAAGCGCCGGTGCATGTGCTGGGCGTAGCCAAGGCCGAGGCGCGCGAAAAGGCCGAGCACTACCTGAACAAGGTCGGCGTGGCGCATCGCAAGGACGCCTACCCGGGCCATATGTCCGGCGGTGAACAGCAGCGCGTGGCGATTGCCCGGGCGCTGGCGATGGAACCGGAAGTCATGCTGTTCGACGAGCCGACTTCGGCCCTTGATCCGGAACTGGTGGGCGATGTGCTCAAAGTGATGCAGGCCCTGGCGCTGGAAGGCCGGACCATGGTGGTGGTGACCCACGAAATGGGCTTTGCCCGGGAAGTGTCGAACCAACTGATCTTCCTGCACAAAGGCATCGTTGAAGAAAGCGGCAACCCGCGCGAAGTGCTGGTCAATCCGCAATCGGAGCGGCTGCAACAATTTCTTTCGGGCAGCCTCAAGTAA
- the astD gene encoding succinylglutamate-semialdehyde dehydrogenase has product MMKSLYIAGSWLEGQGDLFESVNPVTQQVLWSGNGATAAQVESAVQAARQAFPDWARRSLDERIQVLEAFAAALKSHADELAHCIGEETGKPLWEATTEVTSMVNKVAISIQSYRERTGEKSGPLGDAIAVLRHKPHGVVAVFGPYNFPGHLPNGHIVPALLAGNTVLFKPSELTPKVAELTVKCWVEAGLPAGVLNLLQGARETGIALAANPGIDGLFFTGSSRTGNLLHQQFSGRPDKILALEMGGNNPLVVDEVADVDAAVYTIIQSAFISAGQRCTCARRLLVPEGAWGDALLARLVAVSSTLEVGAFDQQPAPFMGSVISLAAAKALMDAQNHLLGLGAVPLLTMTQPQAQAALLTPGILDVTTVAERPDEELFGPLLQVIRYADFAAAITEANNTQYGLAAGLLSDSQERYQQFWLQSRAGIVNWNKQLTGAASSAPFGGVGASGNHRASAYYAADYCAYPVASLETPSLVMPAALTPGVRMA; this is encoded by the coding sequence ATAATGAAGTCGCTGTACATCGCTGGAAGCTGGCTGGAAGGTCAGGGTGATCTCTTTGAGTCGGTGAACCCGGTGACCCAGCAAGTGCTGTGGTCTGGCAATGGCGCCACGGCGGCGCAGGTGGAGTCGGCGGTGCAGGCCGCGCGTCAGGCCTTCCCGGACTGGGCCCGCCGTTCGCTGGATGAGCGTATCCAGGTGCTGGAAGCGTTTGCCGCTGCCTTGAAGAGCCACGCCGATGAACTGGCCCACTGCATCGGTGAAGAAACCGGCAAGCCGTTGTGGGAAGCGACCACCGAAGTCACCAGCATGGTCAACAAGGTCGCCATTTCGATTCAGAGCTACCGTGAGCGGACCGGCGAAAAAAGCGGCCCCCTGGGTGACGCCATCGCTGTGCTGCGGCACAAGCCCCACGGTGTGGTGGCAGTGTTCGGCCCTTACAACTTCCCCGGCCATTTGCCCAACGGTCACATCGTACCGGCCTTGTTGGCGGGCAACACCGTGTTGTTCAAACCCAGCGAACTGACCCCGAAGGTCGCTGAGCTGACGGTCAAGTGCTGGGTCGAGGCCGGCCTGCCGGCGGGCGTGCTGAACCTGCTGCAAGGTGCGCGGGAAACCGGTATCGCCCTGGCGGCCAATCCGGGCATCGACGGGTTGTTTTTCACCGGCTCCAGCCGCACCGGCAACCTTTTGCATCAACAGTTTTCCGGGCGCCCGGATAAGATCCTGGCGCTGGAAATGGGCGGTAATAATCCGCTGGTGGTGGATGAGGTGGCGGACGTCGACGCGGCGGTCTACACCATCATTCAGTCGGCCTTCATTTCTGCCGGGCAGCGCTGTACCTGCGCGCGCCGCCTGTTGGTGCCCGAAGGGGCGTGGGGCGATGCCTTGCTGGCGCGCCTGGTGGCGGTCAGCTCGACGCTGGAAGTCGGCGCCTTTGATCAGCAACCGGCGCCGTTCATGGGCTCGGTGATTTCCCTGGCCGCAGCCAAGGCGCTGATGGATGCGCAGAACCATTTGCTGGGCCTGGGCGCCGTGCCGCTGTTGACCATGACCCAACCGCAAGCCCAGGCGGCGTTGCTGACACCGGGCATCCTGGATGTGACGACGGTAGCCGAGCGTCCTGATGAAGAACTGTTCGGGCCGTTGTTGCAGGTGATTCGCTACGCGGATTTCGCTGCGGCAATCACCGAGGCCAACAACACCCAATATGGCTTGGCTGCGGGTCTGCTGTCGGATTCCCAGGAGCGCTACCAGCAGTTTTGGCTGCAGAGCCGTGCCGGCATCGTCAACTGGAACAAACAACTGACGGGAGCGGCCAGCAGCGCGCCGTTCGGCGGTGTTGGGGCCTCGGGCAACCACCGCGCCAGTGCCTACTACGCGGCCGATTATTGTGCGTATCCGGTGGCTTCCCTGGAGACACCAAGCCTTGTCATGCCGGCTGCCCTTACTCCCGGCGTGAGAATGGCGTAG
- the argR gene encoding transcriptional regulator ArgR: protein MTAHRIGFLIWPSTKALTLALAEEALRVAQRVHPDVVYELSFLQAEPQTEGAWQLPGEPWAGKLEGFQKLFLLADEPPTALAPPLSSALKQLVRAGCVIGGLSAGVYPLAQLGLLDGFRAAVHWRWQDDFSERFPKVIATSHLFDWDRDRLTACGGMSVLDLLLAVLARDHGAELAGAVSEELVVERIREGGERQRIPLQNRLGSSHPKLTQAVLLMEANIEEPLTTDEIAQHVCVSRRQLERIFKQYLNRVPSQYYLELRLNKARQMLMQTSKSIIQIGLSCGFSSGPHFSSAYRNFFGATPREDRNQRRSSSPFELSSVPSERG from the coding sequence ATGACTGCCCATCGAATTGGTTTCCTGATTTGGCCCAGCACTAAAGCCTTGACGCTGGCGCTGGCCGAGGAGGCCTTGCGTGTTGCTCAGCGGGTGCATCCGGATGTCGTCTACGAACTGTCGTTTTTGCAGGCCGAGCCGCAGACCGAAGGCGCCTGGCAGCTACCGGGCGAACCCTGGGCCGGCAAGCTTGAAGGTTTCCAGAAGCTGTTTCTGCTGGCTGACGAACCCCCGACCGCTCTTGCGCCACCCCTGAGCAGCGCACTCAAACAGCTGGTGCGTGCCGGTTGTGTGATTGGCGGTTTGTCCGCCGGTGTCTACCCGTTGGCCCAACTGGGTCTTCTCGATGGTTTCCGCGCCGCCGTGCATTGGCGCTGGCAGGACGACTTTTCCGAGCGTTTCCCCAAGGTCATTGCCACCAGCCATCTGTTTGACTGGGACCGCGATCGCCTGACCGCTTGCGGTGGCATGTCGGTGCTCGATCTGCTGCTGGCTGTGTTGGCGCGCGATCACGGCGCGGAACTGGCCGGCGCGGTCTCTGAAGAGCTGGTGGTCGAGCGCATCCGCGAGGGGGGTGAGCGCCAGCGCATCCCGTTGCAGAACCGTCTGGGCTCCAGCCATCCGAAGCTCACCCAGGCCGTGCTGTTGATGGAAGCCAACATCGAAGAACCGCTGACCACCGACGAAATTGCCCAGCATGTGTGCGTGTCCCGTCGCCAGTTGGAGCGGATTTTCAAGCAATACCTCAATCGCGTGCCGAGCCAGTACTACCTGGAACTGCGTCTGAACAAGGCGCGGCAGATGCTGATGCAGACCAGCAAGTCGATCATTCAGATCGGCCTGTCCTGCGGCTTCTCCTCGGGGCCGCATTTTTCCAGCGCCTATCGCAACTTCTTCGGCGCCACGCCCCGGGAAGACCGCAACCAGCGGCGCAGCAGCAGCCCATTCGAATTGTCATCGGTGCCGTCCGAACGCGGCTAG
- a CDS encoding ABC transporter substrate-binding protein yields MKKLVLLGALALSVLSLSTFAAEKPLKIGIEAAYPPFASKAPDGSIVGFDYDIGNALCEEMKVKCVWVEQEFDGLIPALKVRKIDAILSSMSITEDRKKSVDFTNKYYNTPARLVMKAGTQISEGLTELKGKNVGVQRGSIHERFAREVLAPLGAEIKPYGSQNEIYLDLSAGRLDGTVADATLLDDGFLKTDAGKGFAFVGPAFNDVKYFGDGVGIAVRKGDALKDKINGAIAAIRENGKYKQIQDKYFAFDIYGQ; encoded by the coding sequence ATGAAGAAACTTGTGCTGCTTGGCGCCCTGGCACTGTCCGTGCTGTCCCTGTCGACATTCGCCGCAGAAAAGCCCCTGAAAATCGGTATCGAAGCGGCTTACCCTCCGTTCGCCTCGAAGGCCCCGGACGGCAGTATCGTCGGTTTCGACTACGACATCGGCAATGCACTGTGCGAAGAGATGAAGGTCAAGTGCGTGTGGGTCGAGCAGGAATTCGACGGCCTGATCCCGGCGCTCAAGGTGCGCAAGATCGACGCGATCCTGTCTTCCATGTCCATCACTGAAGATCGCAAGAAGTCTGTTGATTTCACCAACAAGTATTACAACACCCCGGCTCGTCTGGTGATGAAGGCCGGCACTCAGATCAGCGAGGGCCTGACCGAGCTCAAGGGCAAGAACGTCGGCGTGCAGCGCGGTTCGATCCACGAGCGCTTCGCCCGTGAAGTCCTGGCCCCGCTGGGTGCCGAGATCAAGCCGTACGGTTCGCAGAATGAAATCTACCTGGACCTGTCCGCCGGCCGTCTCGACGGCACCGTGGCAGACGCTACCCTGTTGGATGACGGTTTCCTCAAGACCGACGCCGGCAAGGGCTTTGCGTTCGTGGGCCCGGCCTTCAACGACGTCAAATACTTCGGTGACGGCGTAGGCATCGCGGTTCGCAAGGGTGATGCCCTCAAGGACAAGATCAACGGCGCGATTGCCGCCATTCGCGAGAACGGCAAATACAAGCAAATCCAGGACAAGTACTTCGCCTTCGATATCTACGGCCAGTAA
- the aruF gene encoding arginine/ornithine succinyltransferase subunit alpha, whose protein sequence is MLVMRPAQMADLGEVQRLAADSPIGVTSLPDDVERLSDKIAASEASFAAEVSFNGEESYFFVLEDTATGKLAGCSAIVASAGYSEPFYSFRNETFVHASRELKIHNKIHVLSQCHDLTGNSLLTSFYVVPELVGSPWSELNSRGRLLFVASHPERFADSVVTEIVGYSDENGDSPFWDAIGRNFFDLNYAAAERLCGLKSRTFLAELMPHYPIYVPLLPDAAQEAMGQVHPRAQITFDILMREGFETDHYIDIFDGGPTLHARVSGIRSIAQSRVVPVKLGEPVKGAGRQYLVANAQLQDYRAVLLELDYAPGKPVTLDMEAAEALGVGEGASVRLVAV, encoded by the coding sequence ATGCTGGTGATGCGCCCCGCACAAATGGCGGATCTGGGCGAGGTACAGCGTCTGGCTGCGGACAGTCCGATCGGTGTCACTTCCTTGCCGGATGACGTGGAACGCCTGAGCGACAAGATCGCCGCGAGTGAAGCCTCGTTTGCCGCCGAAGTCAGCTTCAACGGCGAAGAAAGCTATTTCTTCGTCCTTGAAGACACCGCGACCGGCAAGCTGGCGGGCTGTTCGGCCATCGTTGCCTCGGCCGGTTATTCCGAGCCGTTCTACAGTTTCCGCAACGAAACGTTCGTTCACGCCTCCCGTGAGCTGAAGATCCACAACAAGATCCACGTGCTTTCCCAGTGCCACGACCTGACCGGCAACAGCTTGCTGACCAGCTTCTATGTGGTGCCGGAATTGGTCGGTTCGCCCTGGTCGGAACTCAATTCGCGTGGGCGCCTGCTGTTCGTCGCCAGCCATCCGGAGCGCTTTGCCGATTCGGTGGTGACCGAGATCGTCGGCTACAGCGATGAAAATGGCGACTCGCCGTTCTGGGACGCCATCGGTCGCAACTTTTTCGACCTCAACTACGCTGCCGCCGAGCGCCTGTGCGGGCTGAAGAGCCGCACCTTCCTCGCCGAGCTGATGCCGCATTACCCGATCTACGTGCCGCTGTTGCCGGACGCCGCCCAGGAAGCCATGGGCCAGGTCCATCCGCGTGCGCAGATCACTTTCGACATCCTCATGCGCGAGGGTTTCGAGACCGATCATTACATCGACATCTTTGACGGTGGCCCGACTCTGCATGCCCGTGTCTCGGGGATCCGCTCGATTGCCCAGAGCCGCGTGGTGCCGGTCAAACTCGGTGAGCCCGTCAAGGGCGCCGGCCGGCAATACCTGGTGGCCAACGCCCAGTTGCAGGATTACCGCGCCGTTCTGTTGGAGCTTGACTACGCGCCCGGCAAACCGGTGACCCTGGATATGGAAGCGGCCGAAGCCTTGGGCGTCGGTGAGGGTGCCAGCGTGCGCCTGGTGGCGGTTTAA
- the astB gene encoding N-succinylarginine dihydrolase produces the protein MKSYEVNFDGLVGPTHNYGGLSYGNVASQSNSQQSSNPKEAALQGLAKMKALMDMGFQQGVLAPQERPDVAALRRLGFAGSDAQVIQQAAKEAMPLLVASCSASSMWVANAATVSPSADTADGRVHFTAANLNCKYHRSIEHPTTSRVLGAMFADQQHFAHHAALPAVAQFGDEGAANHTRFCRTYGEAGVEFFVFGRSAFDTRFPAPQKYPARQTLEASQAVARLHGLREEGVVYAQQNPSVIDQGVFHNDVIAVGNGEVLFYHEDAFLETDRMLAELSSKLAKVGGKFQSVCVPRSAVTVDDAVRSYLFNSQLLSRPDGSMLLIVPEECRGNERVWQYLQGLTGSGGVIGEVKVFDLKQSMQNGGGPACLRLRVALNETELAAVNPGVIMTAPLYDSLTQWVERHYRDRMTENDLADPQLLLECRAALDELTQILKLGAVYPFQIN, from the coding sequence ATGAAATCCTATGAAGTCAACTTTGACGGTCTAGTGGGGCCGACCCACAACTACGGCGGGCTCTCGTACGGCAACGTCGCGTCCCAGAGCAATAGCCAACAGTCCTCCAACCCCAAGGAAGCGGCGTTGCAGGGCCTGGCGAAAATGAAAGCGCTGATGGACATGGGCTTCCAGCAAGGTGTGCTGGCGCCACAGGAGCGTCCCGACGTGGCGGCCCTGCGTCGGTTGGGTTTTGCCGGCAGCGATGCCCAGGTCATTCAGCAGGCTGCCAAAGAAGCGATGCCGCTGCTGGTCGCCAGTTGCTCGGCCTCCAGCATGTGGGTGGCCAACGCCGCCACTGTCAGCCCAAGCGCCGACACGGCTGACGGCCGCGTGCATTTCACTGCCGCCAACCTGAACTGCAAATACCACCGCAGCATTGAACACCCGACCACCAGTCGCGTACTGGGGGCGATGTTTGCCGATCAGCAGCACTTCGCCCACCACGCCGCGCTGCCAGCGGTGGCGCAGTTCGGCGACGAAGGCGCGGCCAACCACACGCGTTTCTGCCGGACCTACGGCGAGGCCGGTGTTGAATTCTTCGTGTTCGGCCGCAGCGCCTTCGATACCCGTTTTCCCGCGCCGCAGAAGTACCCGGCGCGCCAGACCCTGGAAGCTTCTCAAGCGGTCGCTCGTCTGCATGGTCTGAGGGAGGAGGGCGTGGTCTACGCCCAACAGAACCCATCGGTGATCGACCAGGGCGTGTTCCACAATGATGTGATCGCGGTGGGCAACGGCGAAGTGTTGTTCTATCACGAGGATGCGTTTCTCGAGACCGACCGGATGCTGGCCGAGCTGAGCAGCAAACTCGCCAAGGTCGGTGGGAAATTTCAGTCGGTATGCGTGCCGCGTTCGGCGGTTACCGTCGATGACGCGGTACGTTCCTACCTGTTCAATAGCCAGTTGCTGTCGCGTCCCGACGGCTCGATGCTGTTGATCGTGCCGGAGGAGTGCCGCGGCAACGAACGCGTCTGGCAGTACCTGCAAGGCCTGACGGGCTCTGGCGGGGTGATCGGCGAAGTGAAGGTCTTCGACCTCAAGCAAAGCATGCAGAACGGCGGTGGCCCGGCTTGCCTGAGGCTGCGCGTGGCACTCAATGAAACCGAACTGGCCGCCGTCAACCCAGGGGTTATCATGACCGCGCCGTTGTACGATTCGCTGACCCAATGGGTCGAGCGTCACTACCGCGATCGCATGACCGAAAACGACCTGGCAGACCCGCAGTTGCTGCTCGAATGCCGGGCGGCACTGGATGAGCTGACACAAATCCTTAAACTTGGCGCGGTTTATCCTTTCCAGATCAATTGA